From a region of the Gammaproteobacteria bacterium genome:
- the holA gene encoding DNA polymerase III subunit delta codes for MKLKFDQLAPNLERMGLAPIYLLTGDEPLQRMEAADEIRAFAGHQGFDERIVLTVESGFDWSALQHARDNRSLFATRRLIELRLLEAKPGQEGAQALAAYANKPPDDTVLIIIASKFDKRVQQSQWFKALDANGVVIQVRPIEPRQLPAWIIDRMAGRGVHVTPEAATLIAERVEGNLLAAAQELDKLLLLRPNAAIEANDVLDAVADSARFDVFALVDAALEGDAGRSIRILMGLCSEGVEASLVLWALARELRAMSVMAEKMDLGLARVFADFRVWERRRPIVKRALERHGARDWQGLLREAATIDRIIKGVTPGNAWDALKCLCLNIAGVKLGLTSFNGVHVLDHSARLHEPTRVSSR; via the coding sequence ATGAAGCTTAAATTCGATCAGCTTGCTCCCAACTTAGAGCGTATGGGCCTGGCGCCGATATATCTTTTAACTGGTGATGAGCCGTTGCAGCGCATGGAAGCAGCGGATGAGATCCGTGCATTCGCAGGCCATCAAGGGTTTGATGAGCGGATCGTACTTACCGTAGAGTCGGGATTCGACTGGAGTGCTCTGCAACATGCACGTGACAACCGCTCGTTGTTTGCGACTCGGCGTCTGATCGAGCTCAGATTGCTTGAGGCCAAACCGGGTCAGGAGGGTGCGCAGGCATTAGCCGCCTATGCAAATAAGCCACCTGACGATACCGTTTTGATCATCATTGCGAGCAAGTTTGATAAAAGAGTCCAGCAAAGTCAGTGGTTCAAGGCCCTGGACGCGAATGGCGTGGTGATTCAGGTCCGGCCAATTGAGCCCCGGCAGCTGCCAGCATGGATCATTGATCGTATGGCGGGTCGCGGGGTGCACGTGACCCCCGAGGCAGCCACATTGATCGCCGAGCGTGTTGAAGGCAATTTGCTGGCGGCTGCCCAGGAGCTGGATAAGCTGCTCCTACTGCGGCCCAATGCAGCGATCGAGGCGAATGATGTCCTCGACGCGGTCGCGGATTCTGCCCGTTTCGATGTCTTTGCCTTGGTCGATGCTGCCCTCGAGGGTGATGCGGGACGAAGTATTCGGATCCTGATGGGGCTTTGCAGTGAGGGAGTGGAAGCAAGCCTGGTGTTGTGGGCGTTGGCGAGGGAGCTTCGGGCGATGTCCGTGATGGCCGAGAAAATGGATTTGGGTCTTGCGCGGGTTTTTGCTGACTTCCGAGTCTGGGAAAGGCGGCGGCCGATTGTTAAACGAGCCTTGGAACGCCACGGGGCGCGAGATTGGCAAGGCTTATTGCGGGAAGCGGCAACGATTGACCGAATCATCAAAGGTGTAACACCGGGCAATGCTTGGGACGCTTTGAAATGTCTGTGTCTGAATATTGCCGGTGTGAAACTCGGGTTAACGTCTTTTAACGGAGTGCATGTATTGGATCACTCTGCACGGTTGCATGAACCGACCCGTGTATCGTCTCGTTAG
- the lptE gene encoding LPS assembly lipoprotein LptE, translating into MNRNYVLLLGFAFLISACGFHLRGSTDAALELPVVYVQSQGADALAAEIIQRLNDAGVSTTKNREDAELLVKVRNESFDRRVLAVSAQTGKVEEYQLGYRVNLSVARSDGNVLIKDQQIGVVKDLTFDGTDVLGKFNEAGVVDDDMRRQAATLILRRLQAIQKFAVLVTE; encoded by the coding sequence GTGGGTTTCATTTGCGGGGTTCCACTGACGCGGCACTCGAATTGCCCGTGGTCTATGTCCAATCTCAAGGTGCTGATGCGCTAGCAGCGGAGATTATTCAGCGACTGAATGACGCTGGCGTGTCCACAACGAAAAATCGGGAAGACGCGGAACTCTTGGTGAAGGTCAGAAACGAGTCTTTTGATAGACGTGTACTGGCGGTCTCTGCCCAAACCGGCAAGGTGGAAGAATACCAACTGGGTTACAGAGTAAACCTGTCGGTAGCGAGATCGGATGGCAATGTGCTGATAAAGGATCAGCAGATAGGCGTTGTGAAAGACCTAACCTTCGATGGCACGGATGTGTTGGGAAAGTTTAACGAGGCGGGTGTCGTCGACGATGATATGCGGCGGCAAGCAGCCACGCTGATCTTGAGGCGCCTGCAAGCCATTCAGAAGTTTGCGGTCCTTGTCACGGAGTAA
- a CDS encoding glutamate-5-semialdehyde dehydrogenase, whose product MDIQTYIKKVGERATHAAVEMARAETKLKDKAVLAIAAHLENHTSDLFEANRRDLETGRAGGLDAALLDRLELTQRRISAMAEGLRQVAGLPDPVGQISNLSYRPSGIQVGRMRVPLGVIVIIYESRPNVTADAAGLCLKSGNAAILRGGSEAIHSNQAIAACIHKGLKDAGLPEDAVQVIETTDRAAVGELLRMREHVDLVVPRGGKGLMERVTREARVPVIQHLHGVCHVYIDDDADIDKAVAIAFNAKAQRFGTCNTMETLLVADAIAESVLERLGPMYREAGVEIRGCETTRTILPDAIPATEEDWSTEYLAPILSVRVVKGLDQAIDHIRQYGSQHTDAIVTEDVSDGRRFLREVDSSSVMINASTRFADGYEYGLGAEIGISTDKFHARGPVGLEGLTSQKFIVIGDGHIRE is encoded by the coding sequence ATGGACATTCAAACCTATATAAAAAAGGTTGGTGAGCGCGCGACGCACGCGGCTGTTGAAATGGCGCGTGCCGAGACAAAGCTCAAGGACAAAGCCGTGCTTGCGATCGCGGCCCATCTTGAAAACCATACAAGTGATCTTTTTGAGGCCAATAGACGCGATCTTGAGACGGGCAGGGCAGGTGGCCTTGATGCAGCGCTTCTGGATCGGTTGGAATTGACCCAGCGGCGAATCAGCGCCATGGCCGAGGGGCTGAGGCAGGTCGCCGGGCTGCCGGATCCCGTCGGGCAGATCAGCAACCTCAGTTACCGGCCTTCCGGCATCCAGGTCGGGCGGATGCGCGTGCCTCTCGGGGTTATCGTCATTATTTATGAATCGCGTCCCAATGTGACGGCAGATGCGGCTGGTCTTTGCCTGAAGTCAGGCAATGCGGCGATCCTGCGCGGCGGTTCAGAAGCGATCCACTCCAATCAGGCAATCGCGGCGTGTATCCACAAGGGGCTGAAAGACGCGGGATTACCGGAGGATGCGGTGCAGGTGATCGAGACCACTGACCGTGCAGCGGTGGGCGAGCTCTTGCGTATGAGGGAGCATGTTGACCTCGTCGTGCCGCGCGGTGGCAAGGGGCTGATGGAACGGGTCACGCGTGAGGCGAGGGTGCCGGTCATTCAGCATCTTCATGGCGTTTGTCATGTGTACATCGATGACGACGCTGATATCGATAAGGCTGTCGCCATCGCTTTTAATGCGAAGGCCCAGCGCTTTGGGACCTGTAATACGATGGAGACACTTTTGGTCGCAGATGCGATTGCCGAGTCCGTATTGGAACGGCTCGGTCCGATGTATCGAGAAGCGGGCGTGGAGATTCGCGGTTGCGAGACCACGCGGACCATCTTGCCCGATGCAATTCCTGCTACTGAGGAGGATTGGTCGACAGAATATCTTGCGCCGATCTTATCAGTTCGCGTAGTGAAGGGATTAGATCAGGCGATCGATCATATTCGTCAGTATGGATCACAACATACTGATGCCATCGTTACCGAAGATGTGAGTGACGGCCGCCGGTTTCTCAGAGAGGTAGATTCCAGCTCCGTAATGATCAACGCGTCCACTCGATTTGCCGACGGGTACGAATATGGCCTCGGCGCAGAGATCGGGATCAGCACGGATAAGTTTCACGCGCGCGGGCCTGTCGGGCTTGAGGGACTGACATCTCAGAAGTTTATCGTGATTGGTGAT